One Bacteroidales bacterium genomic window, AAAGCAAGTTAAACATGAAGGGGAAAATGCACGTGTAAGTATTCGTAATGCTCGCCGCGATGCTATTGAAGAGTTAAAGAAACTTCAAAAGAACGGACTTGCTGAAGACTTAACAAAAGACGCTGAGACTAAGGTTCAGAAAATAACAGATGCTTTTAATAAGAAAGTTGAAGAGCATTTGGAAAAGAAAGAAAAAGAGATATTAACAGTTTGAAAATGAAAAATGAAAAGTGAAAAATTGCTTTTCACTATCTTTTAAATAATACTAAACCGTCAAAGCAATGACGGTTTAGTATTTTAAATATATTGGTATGACAAATCCATTGAAAGAAAAGAGTTTTGCTTTTGCTGTTGAAATTGTAAAACTTGCTCAATTTCTTGTTACAGAAAAGAAGGAATATGTTCTAAGTAAACAAATATTAAAATCGGGGACATCTATTGGAGCATTAATTCGCGAATCAGAATTTGCTGCAAGCAAGGCTGATTTCATAAATAAGTTAACCGTTGCATTAAAGGAAGCGAATGAGACAGATTTCTGGTTAATGCTATTGTTTTCAACTGATTATATTAGTAAAGAAAAATTTACGAAACTTCAGTCAGATTGCAAGGAATTAATAGCAATGCTTGTTTCATCAATCAAAACTTCAAAAAGTAAAAAACCTTAACTTATAATTTTTCACTTTTATCTTTTCATTTATCCAACTACCTCCATCCTCAGCAGATTTGCAGCCAATTTCAATCGCTGAGTCCAATCTCCGGGAAATATAAGATGATGATTTCCAAATGGATTATTTAAGAAATAGCTCTGTGCCGAATCGGTTAGCTGAACCTCAAGCTGTGTCCTACAGGCATTTTTGCATTTCGGATGATCTGTAACCTTTGCTAGG contains:
- a CDS encoding four helix bundle protein, coding for MTNPLKEKSFAFAVEIVKLAQFLVTEKKEYVLSKQILKSGTSIGALIRESEFAASKADFINKLTVALKEANETDFWLMLLFSTDYISKEKFTKLQSDCKELIAMLVSSIKTSKSKKP